The sequence CTCCCATTTGCCTTTTCCTATCCAAAACTCCTACAACCAGTGCCACTTTTTGCAGTTATTCTTTGCTTTAATCTTGTTTTTACAAGGCTGCCTGCCTCCTTTTCTGGCTTGCATCCCCTGGAAATAACAGAGAGCCTCCTTCCCCCCGGGCCACTTACCCTGCCCTAGCTAGGGCTGCCCCACAGGCTGTGGTGGTAAAATAAAAAATTGGAAGGATAAGGGGGGGATGCTCCCGGGAActgagggaaaatgggaaaagctTTTAAAAGCCATgatttggggagaaggggagggaagtgtAAACACGACTCACTAGGGGGGCAAGGGTGATGAAGGACAAGGGGTAGGGTAAAAAGCAACCTTACCTGATCACCAGCTGCAGAACCACTAGTATGGGATGACAGAGCAATTTTACTTTCAGCAGAAGTAAAAGTGGCCCTGTTGTTGTGGAACCATCATAAACGAGGATGTGGTTACCTAGAACATAATAAATGCAAATGTTTCTTTGTATTAAAAAAGGTATAAAGCATATTCCTAAGACTTAAGATAGGTTTGGACATTAGATAAAGGCAGCACAGACACAAGCAGCATATAGTTAACAAGTAAGGGATCTTTATTATTCCAAACATCATTAGCACTAAGCCTAAAGAGGTCACAATAAAATTCAGTTACAAAATGGGTTATTTCCTTTCCCTGGGCTTTACTAAACTAGAGTTCCACAGTTGAGTTGATCATGTAAGAACAGTGTAGGCTGTCCCCCAAACACATGCTCATCCAGCTCTGCAGCTTTCTCCAGATTTTCTGGGATTTCGGCTTGCTTTGTAAATTACCATTTCTTGTAGCCCAGATACAAATCTGTGAACCGATATTGGTTCATTTCCTGCAGTGTCATGTCCTGTTGGAGTAATTTCCATGAGCTCCCTGCTGACTTGTCCCTTTAAAGCAGGCAAAAGTTTGGGGCTAGCAAAAACACACATTTCATCTTCCTAGAATTCTGTTATTAGTACAGGTCTCCATCCTTGGGAAACCCAAGAgcatttaagaaaataaaaatctCCAACATATAAATTCTAGCAAAGACTTTATAAGTAAACACTATATCCTTATGCACTTCTGAGTATAAACTCATCCATCGCAACCTCCCAGCTTTGTTATACCCCTCTAAAATTCTGACAAGTTGTTGAAAAGGCAGGAGTGCcagaacatctttttttttttaagcccatTGAAGAGTGTTAAAAGGGAGGCAAGGAGGTGTTAAATACCCAACAGGTACTCTGTACAAATTGGGGGTCAATAAATGTTGGCAGTGAGCTGATGACAAGAGGGATCACCACCaagtattatttattttacttgtacatatctattctattttattttgttaatatgtttggttttgttctctgtctcccccttctagactgtgagcccactgttgggtagggactgtctctatatgttgccaacttgaacttcccaagcgcctaatacagtgctctgcacacagtaagcgctcaataaatgtgattgattgattgattcagaccgAATGAAACATCCCTGACTAAGCAAGGAGGCACAGCCTTCAGTTTGAGAAAAACCTTCAACTACTGCGATGCATGGCATTGCATAGTTTAGTCTTTAAGCAGATTCAGAAGCTTCACATAATGCTTTTAGGGGTATCTCATAAAGAGCGAATCACATACATCACTGCTCTTCAGTTTGTTTGGACATGTGTTTGCTTGTAATGGTAATTTAAAGAGTTCATAGTCCCGTCCATCAACCACATTTGAATGCTTATTTCCTTACAGGCCTCCTTCCACGTCAATGTCTCTGCCAGTTGCTGGTGAATCAGAATCTCTACATGAAGACAGAAAGGGTGGAGAAACTCTCAAGGTCCATCTTGGAATATCAGGTATGGACCTCCCTTTCACTTTTCAGGAACTATACCTCATTTTACAATAGTACTTGAAAATTGggtagctttttttttaatgatattaagtgctgtgccaggcactgtactggggtagatacaagctactcaggttggacacagtccacgttccacatgaagctcaagtcattcattcagtcatatttattgagcacagcactgcactaagcgcttgtatagtgatagacacatcctctgcccacaacaagcttaccgtttagatgggaggagacagacatgaatacaagtaaataaaattacagttatgtacataaagtgctatggggatgggaaagggagaaaagtaaagggaacaagtcagggtgacacagaagggagcaggagatgaggaaaggtggggcttagtctgggaaggcctcttggaggagatgtgccttcaataaggctttgaagtgggggagaataattgtcggatttgaggcgggagggcgttccaggccagaggcaggacgtgggctaggtgtcagaggtgagataggcgagattaaggcacagtgagaaggttagcactagaggagtaaagtgcaggctgggttgtagaaggcgagaagtgagatgaggtaagagggtccaaggtggtggagtgctttaaagttaatggtgaggaatttttgttcgatgcggaggtggataagcaaccacttaGTTTGAGGAGCAGggcgacatgtcctgaatgtttcagtagaaaaatggttagggcagcagagtgaagtttggactggagtggggaaagacaggaggttgggaggtcagcaagggggctggtgcagtaatccggACAGGATGGATTGAGTGAGtgtattaacgtgatagcagtttggatggtaaggaaagagcagattttagagatgttgtcaaggtgggaccgacaggatttagtgatggattgcgtATGTACATTgagtgacagagaggagtcaaggataacgccaaggttacgggcttgtgagacaggaagggtggtggtgctgtttattattattgtggtatttgttaagctcttcctatgtgacgagtactgttctaagcactgggatagatctgtcccatgggggttcacagttttaatccccactttatagatgaggtaactgaggcatagagaaattaatctgcttggccaaggtcacacagcagacaattggtggagccgagattagaacccatgtcctccgactcccaagccaataataataataataatgataatagcatttattaagcgcttactatgtgcaaagcactgttctaagcactggggaggttacaaggtgatcaggttgtcccacagagggctcacagtcttaatccccattttacagatgaggtcactgaggcagagagaagttaagtggcttgcccaaagtcacacagctgacaattggcagagcagagatttgaacctatgacccctgactccaaagcccatgctgtttccactaagccacgctgctttctgtctacagtgatgggaaagtcaggggtaggacagggtttgggtaggaagataaggagttctgctttggacttgttaagtttaaGGAGATAGGAGAACATCcatgtaaagatgtcttgaatgcaggaggaaatgcgagacgggagagagggagagagatcagggctggagatgcagatttgggtgttatcttcataaatatggtagttgaagctgtgggagcgaatgagttctctaagggagtgggtgtagatggagaatagaaggggacccagaactgaaccttgaaggacccccacagttagggggtgggaggcaaaggaggagcccacgaaggagactgagaatgaaggagaaccagcagaagacaagagtcagtgaagccaaggttggataacgtttccaggagaagggggtggtccacagtgtcgaaggccgcTGAGAGGCTaaggaggattatgatggagtaaAGGCGATTggatttcattttttcattcattcaatcatatttattgagcgcttactgtgtgcagagcactggactaagctcttgggaagtccaagtcagcaacacaaagagacagtccctacccaacagtgggctcacagtctagaagggggagacagacaacaagtgctgtagggtcaggggaggtgatggagaggggaggaggagagtacagtgctctgcacacagtaagtgctcaataaatacgattgattgattgagaggaaaaagggggctcggtctgggaagacctcctggaccagatgagctctcagtagggctttgaagggaggaagagaggtagtttggcagatatgtggagggagagaattccaggccaggggtcgatggtgggacaggagagaatgaagcacagtgaggaggttagtggcagaggagcggaggatgcgggctgggctggagaaggagagaagagaggtgaggtaggagggggcgaggtgatggagagtcttgaagccaagagtgaggagtttttgcttgattcacaggttcacaggcaactactggagatttttgaggaggggagtgacatgcccagagcgtttctatacaaagataatccgggcagcagagtgaagtgtagattgaagcggggagagacaggaggacgggagatcaaagaggaggctgatgcagtaatccagtcgggataggatgagagatcaaaccagcaaggtagtggtttggatggagaggaaagggcagatttggcaagaaagagatcattggtgacctttgagagggcgtttttaatctccattttactgatgaggtaactgaggcatagagaagttaagtgacttgaccaagacagACAAGTAGCTATCACTGGACTTACAAGAAACATTAGAATTGCAGTTATCCAAACACCATTTACTCAAAGTTTTCAGCCTCAAGAGATGCTCTGCTAATACCGCATCTTGCCCTCCCTCTAGCTGctgctgctccccctcctcctcctcctcttactagCCTCCCTCAGTTCTCTAACCATCCAGAACGCTAGGCTGATCCCAAGTCAACCCCAATCTGAAAAATGCCCGAGGAGTTGAATTTGTTCAGTATCACTAGAGAAGTTCAGTGTGATGAAGGGGTGGACTCAATCCAATATCCAAGCCTTGATCATGACCTGCAATTCCAGACTGACCCAGAATTCAGTTTGACACTTTGGGAAGATGGGGGTCAACATGTCATTCACCTGCCAGCAGGTCTCACCTCTCTCACTTAGCTGGGATGGGGGCAGCCTGCCCTGGCACTCTGAGCCTCCGAGGATATTGGGTTCCAAAGACTACCCAGTAACACTCAGTGATTGAGGCAGGACCCGGCTAGCTAGACATCAGCCCCCAGGAGCAGGCAGGCAGACCTGCCTTTcctctccgccctttcctctccatccaaaccgctaccctgctcgttcaagctcttatcctatcctgtctggactactgcatcagcctcctctccgatctcccatcctcttgtctctccccacttcaatccatacttcacgccgctgcccggattgtctttgtccagaaacgctctgggcatgttactcccctcctcaaaaatctccagtggctaccaatcaacctgcgcatcaggcagaaactcctcaccctcggcttccaggctgtccatcccctcgccccctcctacctcacctcccttctctccttctccagcccagcctgcaccctccgctcccctgccactaatctcctcacggtgcctcgttctcgcctgtcctgccgtcgacccccagcccacgttttccccctggcctggaatgccctccctccgcacatccgccaagctcgctctcttcctcccttcaaggccctactgagagctcacctcctccaggaggccttcccagactaagccccctcctacctctccccctcctcctcctctccacccccccaccttacctccttcccttccccacagcacctgtatatatgtatataggtttgtacgtatttattactctatttatttgtttattttgcttgtacatatctattctatttattttattttgttaatatgttttgtttcgttctctgtctcccccttctagactgcgagcccactgttgggtagggaccgtctatatatgttgccaacttgtacttcccaagcgcttagtacagtgctctgcacacagtaagcgctcaataaatacaattgattgatttattgattgcctgcAAGCACCAGGGCTccgagtagtgtggcttagtggaaagatcacgggcttgggagtcagaggacctgggttctaatcccaccttccccactcatctgctgggtgactttgggcaagtcacttaacttctctgtgcctcagtgacctcatctgtaaaatggggattaaaagtgtgagccccatgtcggacaacctgactaccctgtatctaccccagcgcttagaacagtgcttggcacataggaagcgcttaacaattaccataattattattattatttagatttctGACAGTTGCAggagctggtcattcattcattcattcaatcgtatttattgagctgtactaagcgcttggaaagcacaatttggcaacaggtagagacaatccctatccaacaatgggctcacagtctagaaggggaagacagtcaacaaaagtaagacaggcatcaatagcatcaaaataaagagaattatagatatatacagatcattaataaaatagagtcataaatatgtaaaaatatgtgcaagtactgtggggcggggaagggggtagagcagagggaaggcataGGGGTCAGTAACTACCCAGGTAGAATTTGGCCCCAATCTGGATCTTGTCTGTCCAGGATTATTTAAACGAACACCGCTCTAGTTGAAGTATCACAAAATTGATCTCTTTCCACCCCATTCATTATGGAACAGTCATTATGGAAGGAGTCACAAACAGCACTAAAATTAAGGATTTTCTCAGAGTTCTCTCTGAAGAAAACTCCACAGCACCCAGAACAGAAGCGGAGTTCTTCCTGTATTGTCCAGGGTGTCAGACTCCTCCCAGAACGTGCCAATCCTCTTTTTTGCAATTTTCCTTATCCTTCCTATTTCTGCAGTTCTCTGGTCAGCCTTTGGCTAGTGTTGTTAGAAAGCACACCACTTCGGTGATAACCGTGCTATTTAACACTATCCAAATTGGGAATGGGCCATGGCTAAGGATCTCCTCTTCTATGAAGAGTTTCAGGATTATTAATGACTCAAGCTAGTTAACTTAGGGCTTTTATCATCATGCAGATTCCCCAGGTGGATCTTTGGTGGAAAATTTGAGAGGACTGCTAATTTTGCCTTCCAGAATTATGAAACTACACCTCCTAAGCCATCCCAGCCTGCGCATTAATCGAAAAAGACTGCAGTTCCCAAAAGCCATATCCCATTCTAAAATTTTAACCTTTTTTTCTTTCACCTTTACACCCTCTCTCAGGACCAGTGCCCTGTGGTACTGTTTGGTGTTATAGACTCTGGTCAAGAGGCAGCAGATGTGACCTAGGCGTGATAAACTGTAAAATACACCTGTGCCTGATTCCAAGGAAaggattgttgccaatttgtacttcccaagcgcttagtacagtgctctgcacatagtaagcgctcaataaatacgatcgatgatgatgatgccacttcCTAAGCCATCGGTTCCCCCGGAGATTCAGTACCACTCAGAGGGACCCACTCTACGGGCTACGGTCCTCAAGGGCTGGCACTGTAGGGGTGAAACCATTAACTTCAGCCCTCAGTTTTTCATGCAGAAAAAGTAGTGTAGTTACCCTGACTCGTGCTTgggtttggaaaaaaaattagGGGAGGAGCAACAGCAGCATTGGGGCCACCTTGGTAACaagacttattaataataataataataattatggtacggtTATTTGGACTGCACTGCACGTTCAGGCGAGGATGAAGCAAGTAGGCAGGCAGTTCCAAGACGGGCAAAGTGGGTTGTTCCTGAGGACCAAAGGTGAGGCAGTGAACTGCTTCCTTCccttgccttcctctcctctttccttctcatccatttcctcctccacttcttcctcccctgccctcagagTTCCACCCCCAAATTCACCCCCGACTTTTAAATAGAAAATCCGTGCCTCCGAGCCCGGCTTTTTCGTGTCAGACTCTCGTCCAGAAACCAGGTCTCCACTCGGTTTTGGAGATGTGAAGGAACGCAACCCACAGGGATGGAGTCTTTACTTTAAAAACCCAACCACATTGACCTCGGTGCTATTTACAGATTACCATATGTTGCAGATCTGTCATCAAAGAGCGCATCAGTCCCAGATGAACTTGGAGCCTGTGGACATTCCAGAACGTCAAGCTATGCAAGCCAGCAATCCAAAGTGTCAGGTAGAAGTTAGCAGTGATGTTGAATTCCTTACCCAGTTATTTACTCTTTTCTTTCACTTACCCGTGTGTCAAGTGCAACCCTTTTCTCCAGTTAGcactcttaattggttccatgaaaatagtgtTAAGCAAAAAGCACTTTATCTAGTTTCCCCTAAGAAATAATATAATGAACAGATGATGTGTTTGTAAGGTCCAAAAACTGGCCAAAGCCGAGTAACTTTAAAACCACGATATAGCTCCATGATCAAACAGCAATGCGTATGTGTCGTAACAATAAAATGTTTTGAATTCAATGTCACGTATACGTTTCTAAATACTTCATTTCAAAATGTTATCTTTCACATCTTATGCTACCATACTGGAGCCATTATTGTCTGTGCTAAATGGGTCTTCAGTTATCTAATGCTAAATCGAAGTGGACTTTAAACACTCTTATCAAGTTAGTCAAgttagagaggaagggaaagtgtAAGCCAAGGTAAATTTTGCAGGTTATTTCCAAGGGTGAGACCACTgtaaaaaatgccaccattaaaaTTCAGTAATGCTAACATGAAAAAGCACTGAAAAAAGAACAGTTGTTATGGTGAGGTTGCTATATTGGGCATGGAATGTTGTGTAATAAATGTTTTTTCGATGCATCAGCATTTTAACCAATTTAATTTTTCTCTGACAGGCTATAGCACTTGCCACTCAAGGTCATCTAGTTTCTCTGAGCTTTCCCATAGGAGAAATACTTCAGTGGGAAGTGCTTCAACAGGAGTTGAAAGTATCCTAGAGCCCTCTGAAGAAAGTGAGCAAAAAGGAGttgaccctctccctctcccggaCGTATCTGCCAGACAAGACGCATCTTCAGAAAAACTCAGCAGGTATGGTTTGATTGCTAGTAAAAAGAAATATTTGGTTTCGATgataagaaagaaaaagaagaaacaatgtgaaatgattttttttaggcACCCAGTGAAGCAAGACTCGGTGGAGTCTCAGTTGAAGCGGGTTGATGCCACTAGAGTGGATGCAGATGATATCGTGGAAAAAATATTGCAGAGTCAAGACTTCAGTTTAGACTCCAGTGCAGAAGGTAGCTATCTTTGTGTTTAAAATAGAAGCTGTCACCGTGGGTGTCGCTTTCTCCAAATGCTTCGATGGCTCAGAGATGGTCTGAGGTGGCAGAAGAGGCTGAGGGCGAAAAGCATAGGTGGTTGCGTGGAACAAGTTCCCAAGCCCCAGGAGTAGTGTGTGTGAGGATATAGGAAAGTGAGTATGAACGAGTATACGTTTGGGAATAAATGTGTGTGAACAggtttgaggagcagcgtggcctctctcttcatttctctgtgcctcagttacctcttctgtaaaatgggggtttagactatGAGGTatatctggggcagggactgtaaccaatgtgattatcttatatctgccccagtgcttagtacagtgcccggcacatagtaactccataacaaataccgttaaaagaaaacaaaagcagCATACAGGTGACCCTGTTTGTATACAAGTGTGTTTGAGAGTGGACGTGCAGTGGGCATATGTTTAGACATGCATCCCCATTTCTgctggtgatcatcatcatcatcatcaatcgtatttattgagcgcttactatgtgcagagcactgtactaagcgcttgggaagtacaaattggcaacatatagagacagtccctacccaacagtgggctcacagtctaaaagatgatactTTTGGTGATGATACTATTTTTTGGTGATGATACTATTGATTTGGAACCAGTCCCCAAGTGCCCCAGTTTGGGCTTCAGCAGCCATCTGCACAAAGAGGATTCACAGACGCCAGCGGAGCCACTTGTGAATCTCCGGCGCCCTGGGTCTTCACGGCTCATTTCTGCTCattctcccaccccactcccttttctggttttcactctgagccccctgagggacagggaccatgtctgattcccccttttagactgtgagcccactgttgggcagggactgtctctatatgttgccaatttgtacttcccaagcgcttagtacagtgctctgcacatagtaagcgctcaataaatacgattgatgatgatgatgatgatgattcccacctgtatagtatttcccagcacttagttcagtgctctgcacagagtaagtgcttaataaatactattactcatACTATCAATGTTATCCATATTACTATTATGGAAACACCCATCCCTCTCCCATCCATATCCTTTCCCTCACATTGATGAGctcctttctccaccttcagTGTGCCTTGCACTTCAGGAAACTTCTCCCACTCCATACTCCCACCAATCCCCTCACTCCCAGCCACTGTCACTTCCCATTGCATTTGGACAGCACCATTCTCCCCTCCTGTGGTGATCCCAAACCTTTCCCCTATTGTGCCCtgggtattttaataataataataacaataataatgatggcatttattaagcacttactatgtgcaaagccctgttctaagcgctggggggatacaaggtgacgaggttgtcccacgtggggctcacagtcttcatccccatttgacagatgagggaactgaggcacagagaagttaagtgacttgcccaaagtcacacagctgacaagtggcggagctgggatttgaacccataacctctgactccaaagcccgggctctttccactgagccacgctgctattttgCCAGTGTCTCAAACATACACATCTTTACTTTTCTCTCATCTCCCTGAAACTTGGGTTtgaggaagacagaggaccttaGAAAtgatctgtttatattgtttCTACCCTTGTGCCTCATATAGTGCTGAgcccaaaataagtgcttagcaaatgctattgttatgAGAAATTCAGTTAAAATTACTTTATAAGCAAAGAATGCCTATCCTGATCCAAGAGTGCATACAATtaacaaaatgggaatttaaaagtATATGATTTCTTATTGCACATTTAAAGGTAACAATATTGTTTGAAATCAAGTGTATGtaaatctctgtgtgtgtgtgtgtgtgtgtgtgtgtgtgtgtatagatatatataaaacATTGTATTTGATGTTTGCTATTTAGAGGAAGGTCTGAGATTATTCGTGGGTCCTGGAGGAAGTACATCCTTTGGAAGTCATCATTTACCAAACAGGTATGCATTATAAACAGCTTCTTATGGAAATAAGCAATACTTTTGTCAGCTTTCACAAATGCAGTATGATGTTTAAATCAAAAATATCTCTTTTTGACCTATGTGTTTTACATTTGAAGTTATATTTACTGTAGATTACTGAAACTAATCTATTCAGGTGTGCATAGTTAATTTATTGGTAGAGACAGGAGAGCCCAGACAGGATATGGTGCAAAAGGAACTTACAGGAAATGTTCAAAATCCTCATGATCTCCCTTCTCTGCAAAGAAATGTctacaaaatgaaaaataaaatttggCCCTTTGCCTAGTttttaaacacatttcctgcagcTCCAAGTAGCTCCCTGTCTACTTTAAATATTCTGCAAATTGCTACGACTGATCAGTGTCGTCAGCTGAAAACGTTTTCCCCCACAAATAAAGCAAAGAGAGTTCTCCTCTGAGTTCGCATTCTTCAAACCTAAGAAAAGTCTTAAGACAAACTTCCCCAAGtactgtttgtttttttcattaaCTCCTTGTTTTCTGGATTGGACGGGTCACCATAAttcaaaaatcattcattcattcaattgtatttattgagcacttactgggtgcagagcactgtactaagcgcttgggaaggacaattaggcaactgatagagacaatccctacccaacaacaggctcacagtttagaagggagacagacaacaaaacaaaacaagtaggtaggtgTCCGTACTAtcaaaaaagataaatagaattatagaaatatacacatcagtaataaaatagaataataaatatgtacaaataaacaaaagtgagggaaagggagtagagcatagggatagagaggggaggaggaggaggggaaaaagggtggggctcagtctgggaagggctcctggaggaggtgagctctcagtagggctttgacagggGTAagcgagctagtttggtggatgtgaggagggagggcatgccaggccagaggtaggatgtgggccaggagtcaacggcgggacaggcgagaacgaggcatggtgaggagattagcagcagaagagcggagggcacgggctgggctggagaaggagagaagggaggtgaggtaggaggggggtaaggtgatggagagctttgaagccaatagggaggagtttttgcttcatgcgaaggttgataggcaaccactggagatttttgaggaggggagtgacatgcagcagagtgaagtatagactgaagtggggagagacaggaggatgggagatcagaaaggagcctgatacagtaaaccagtcgggataggatgagagattttactaacaaggtagtggtttgaatggagaggaaagggcagatcctggcgatgttgtgaaggtgaaaccagcaggttttcgtggtggattggatgtgtggggtgaatgagagagcggagtcaaaaatgacaccaaggttgcaggcttgtgtgacgggaaggagggttgtgccgtccacagtgatgggaaaatcagggagaggacagggtttgggagggaagataaggagctcagtcttgacaggttgaattttaggtggtagGCGGACATCCGGgcggagatgtcatgaaggcaggaggagatctaatctcctcactgtacctcgctctcgcctgtcccgccatcgacccccggcccacgtcatcccctgggcctggaatgccctccctctgcccatccgccaagctagctctcttcctcccttcaaggccctgctgagagctcacctcctccaggaggccttcccagactgagccccttctttcctctccccctcgtccccctctccatccccccgtcttacctccttcccttccccacagcacctgtatatatgtatatatggttgtacatatttattactctatttatttatttatttatttattttacttgtacatttctatcctacttattttattttgttggtatgtttggttctgttctctgtctcccccttttagactgtgagcccactgttgggtagggactgtctctatgtgatgccaatttgtacttcccaagtgcttagta is a genomic window of Tachyglossus aculeatus isolate mTacAcu1 chromosome 4, mTacAcu1.pri, whole genome shotgun sequence containing:
- the FAM102B gene encoding protein FAM102B; amino-acid sequence: MAFRMMKKKKFKFKVELELDELSSVPFVNGILFCKMRLLDGGSFVAESSREVVQANCVRWRKKFSFMCKMSASATSGILDPCIYRVSVRKELKGGKAYAKLGFADLNLAEFAGSGNTTRRCLLEGYDTKNTRQDNSILKVFINMQLMSGDPCFKTPPSTSMSLPVAGESESLHEDRKGGETLKVHLGISDLSSKSASVPDELGACGHSRTSSYASQQSKVSGYSTCHSRSSSFSELSHRRNTSVGSASTGVESILEPSEESEQKGVDPLPLPDVSARQDASSEKLSRHPVKQDSVESQLKRVDATRVDADDIVEKILQSQDFSLDSSAEEEGLRLFVGPGGSTSFGSHHLPNRVGSGAYEQVVIKR